The DNA window CGAATAAATATGACAAGCGTTGGGTAGCAGGCCTGGTTGTCGGTGTGCGTGCCAAGAATACCCGTGGGGGCGATAAGATGGGCTTTGTCACCTTAGATGATCGCACGGCTCGACTCGAAGCGGTTTTGCGCCCGGCGGTGTTTAGCACGGTTAAAGATTTGGTGCAGCCGGATTCAGTACTTCTCATGTATGGAACAGTTGAGGAGGATAGTTTTAACGGTGGCATTAAATTAAGCGCGGAGCAGGTCGTGACGCTGGCGGAGATGCGAATTCAGCAAGCCCGCGCATTAAAAATTTTAGCGATGGCGTCGAGTTTCGATCAACAAAAGTGTCAAGAGTTACAGGCTCTAATTCTACCTTATCAAGTGGATGAGGGTTTGCCACTGGTATTGGAGTATCAGAATAAGCATGCGAAAGCTCAATTTAAATCAAATTGGTCGATCAAGCCGGATGACGAACTGATTGAGTTGCTCCACTCCTTGGGTTGGCAGCCTCAAGTAGTGATGAGGTAAAACAAGTTTTTAAAGAAAATGGCAAGCATTAGGCGATTAACCTGAAAATTTTACCAGTTTGTGCCTTGCTTGCTTACTGATTCTACAAGCACTATTTTCTCAGTTGACCGTAATCCTGATGGGGTGCGCCTTCTAAAATTTGCTTGATGAAGCCAGTGCTCAGTGCAAATTCATGAAACATTCGGGTTTAAAACGGTAGAATATTGTTACTTTTTTAGCGAAAAATCATATTTAATTAACAAGCGGAGGCGTGAATGTCAACGAATATTGAGTCTATTTTGACCGAAAGCCGGGTGTTTGAACCCTCAGATGCCATCAAGGCAAAAGCGACAATTAACGAAGCCAAGCTAGCGGCTATGTATGCCAAAGCCGAGAAAGATCATGTGGGTTTTTGGGCTGATTTAGCCAAAGAAAAACTCAGTTGGCATAAGCCTTTTACTCAGGCATTAGATGATTCCAAAGCCCCGCTGTATCGTTGGTTCCCTGATGGTGAAATGAACGTGTCATATAACTGTATTGACCGTCATCTAGATACCAAAAGTGACAAATTGGCGATTATTTTTGAAGGCGATAAGGGTGATGTTCATCACTATACCTATCAAGAGCTGCATGATGAAGTCTGTCGTTTTGCTAATACCTTAAAAGTGCAGGGCATCAAACAAGGTGATCGTGTGATTATCTATATGCCGATGATTCCACAGGCGGTGATAGCCATGCAAGCCTGTGCGCGTATTGGTGCGATTCACTCTATCGTGTTTGGTGGGTTTTCGGCTGAAGCCCTGCGTGATCGTGTTGAAAATGCCGGCGCGAAGATGGTGATTACCACTGATGGTGGTTTGCGCGGCGGTAAGTCTATTTCATTAAAAGCCGCGGTGGACGAGGCCCTGTCGAAAGGTTGTGATCAGGTTAAAAAAGTGATTGTTTATCAACGCACCAAACAAGAAGTGACGATGCAAGCGGGTCGTGATATTTGGTGGCATGAAGCGGAAGCCGGTATGAGTAATTATCATGATCCAGTGATGCTGCCTGCCGATCATCCGCTATTTCTGCTTTACACCTCAGGTTCTACTGGTAAACCCAAAGGTGTGCAACATGGTTCGGGCGGTTACCTGTTAAATGCGATGGTGACCAATGAATGGATGTTTGACCTTAAAGACAATGATATATTCTGGTGTACCGCTGATGTGGGTTGGATTACCGGTCACTCTTATGTCGCCTATGGTCCGTTAGCGATGGGCGCGACGATTTTGATGTTTGAAGGTGTTCCGACCTACCCGGATGCCGGACGTTTCTGGCAGGTATGTCAAGACCATGGTGTTACGGTGTTTTATACCGCACCGACCGCTATTCGTGCGCTAATGAAGTTTGGTAAAGACATTCCTGAACAATATGACCTGTCCAAGTTACGAATCTTGGGTACGGTAGGTGAGCCGATTAACCCAGAGGCTTGGATGTGGTATCACGAGGTGATTGGTCGAGGTGAATGTCCGATTATTGATACCTGGTGGCAAACCGAAACCGGTGCGCATATGATTGCGCCTTTCCCTGGTGTCACACCATTAAAGCCCGGTTCTTGTACCCGTCCTTTACCAGGTATTGATGCGGCCGTTGTTGATGAAGAAGGCAATGAAATTGGTAATAACCAAGGCGGTTATCTGGTCGTTCGTAAACCTTGGCCTTCGATGTTGCAGACGGTCTGGGGCGATGATGCTCGTTATATCGATACCTATTATGCCAAGTTTAATAATAAATATTATGTGGTTGGTGACAGTGCACATAAAGATGCCGATGGCTATATCTGGATTTTAGGGCGTATTGACGATGTATTAAACGTCTCAGGTCATCGTTTAGGTACGATGGAAATTGAATCTGCGTTGGTGGCGCATCCTAAGGTCGCTGAAGCCGCCGTGGTTGGCAAGCCACATGATGTAAAAGGTGAATCGGTGTTTGCATTTGTGGTGTTAAACCAAGACTTACCCGCCGGTGATGAACGTAATGCGATGATTAATGAATTGCGTAACTGGGTTGCAAAAGAGATTGGCCCGATCGCCAAACCTGATGAAATTCGCTTTGGCACCAATCTGCCGAAAACCCGCTCGGGTAAAATTATGCGCCGTTTGTTAAGAACGATTGCTAAGGGTGAGGAAATTACGCAAGATACTTCAACTTTGGAAGATCCTTCTATACTGCAACAATTGCAACAGCAATAAATTTGCTAAAATAGCTTTTTGCACTTTTTAATCATAATTTAATTTTGGGTGTGACCTAAAAGATTATGTTTTTAAAGTGCAATTTGTTACTTGCAGCTTTATTGGTTTATTAATCATAATAACTGCGAAAAGTCTCTTTGTATAAAGAGTTGTTTTTAACGAGGATAAACATAAAAGGAAATCCTATGAATGACGGTAGAATAAAGTTCGCTGCCATTTTGCTGGCGATCTACACGGTGCTTTACTTTGGGGTGGCGTTAATGACGTCGGCCACCTTCAAAGATATTGCTGCGCTGGAGATTGCCGGTTTACCGCTTGCAGTTTGGGGTGGGTTATTGATTATCGTATCGGGGGTGATTATCACACGCCTATACCTTAGAAAATTAGAACAATTAGAAGAGGGAGCAAACTAATGGATAATATCGTTGCTCTTGGTGTGGTGATACTGGGTATCGCCT is part of the Thiomicrospira microaerophila genome and encodes:
- the acs gene encoding acetate--CoA ligase gives rise to the protein MSTNIESILTESRVFEPSDAIKAKATINEAKLAAMYAKAEKDHVGFWADLAKEKLSWHKPFTQALDDSKAPLYRWFPDGEMNVSYNCIDRHLDTKSDKLAIIFEGDKGDVHHYTYQELHDEVCRFANTLKVQGIKQGDRVIIYMPMIPQAVIAMQACARIGAIHSIVFGGFSAEALRDRVENAGAKMVITTDGGLRGGKSISLKAAVDEALSKGCDQVKKVIVYQRTKQEVTMQAGRDIWWHEAEAGMSNYHDPVMLPADHPLFLLYTSGSTGKPKGVQHGSGGYLLNAMVTNEWMFDLKDNDIFWCTADVGWITGHSYVAYGPLAMGATILMFEGVPTYPDAGRFWQVCQDHGVTVFYTAPTAIRALMKFGKDIPEQYDLSKLRILGTVGEPINPEAWMWYHEVIGRGECPIIDTWWQTETGAHMIAPFPGVTPLKPGSCTRPLPGIDAAVVDEEGNEIGNNQGGYLVVRKPWPSMLQTVWGDDARYIDTYYAKFNNKYYVVGDSAHKDADGYIWILGRIDDVLNVSGHRLGTMEIESALVAHPKVAEAAVVGKPHDVKGESVFAFVVLNQDLPAGDERNAMINELRNWVAKEIGPIAKPDEIRFGTNLPKTRSGKIMRRLLRTIAKGEEITQDTSTLEDPSILQQLQQQ
- a CDS encoding universal stress protein UspA, with protein sequence MNDGRIKFAAILLAIYTVLYFGVALMTSATFKDIAALEIAGLPLAVWGGLLIIVSGVIITRLYLRKLEQLEEGAN